The genomic window ATGGTGGCGACGCTCGTGGGCCTGGTGTTCACCCTTTCGCCGTGGTCCGTGCCGGAGCCGATCCTCGCCCCCGCCAGCATCCTCGGCGCGGCGGCGGTCCCGCTCGTGCTGGTCAGTTTCGGCGCCTCGCTGGGCGCCACCCGAGTGCTGCAGGTGCGCGAGGACCGGCCCTCGGTGCTCACCGCCTCCGCCATGAAGTTGGTGGGCATGCCTGCGATCGCCTGGGGCGTGGGTCTGCTGTGGGGGCTGGAGGCCGAACAGCTCTACGCCGTGCTCATCCTGGCGGCGTTGCCGTCTGCCCAGAACGTCTACAATTTCGCCGCCACCTACGGCAAAGGCACCATCGTCGCCCGCGACACCGTATTCATCACCACGTTCGCGGCCTTACCGGTGATGCTGGGAATCGCGGCGTTGTTCGGCCAATAGCGGCGGCGGTGCCGCGCCCTCGGACGGGGGCACTCCAGCCGTCTACGCACTCGCCGGAAATTCCCCGGTTACGGTGAACGGGTATGCCGTGGAACCATCTCACAACAACGCTGGCCCCCCTCCTCGCCGCACTGTCGCTGGCGCCGACGGCGGCCGCCATCCCCAGCGACGCCTTCGCCCCGCCCGCCCCAGCGCATGAACCGGCCCCCGCCCCGGAACAACTCGCCGACGCCGCCGCCCACTCTTTTTCCACCCCCGTCGACCCGTTCCTCTTCGACCCCACCGACCCTTTCTACCTCCCGCCGGAACGCCTGCCGGCCGACCCCGGGACGGTGCTGCGCACCCAGGACGCCCCACACCTGCTCAACGTCGGCGGCGAGAACCTGCCCGGCCACGCCAGCAAGATCCTCTACACCTCCACCCGAGCGGACGGCGCCCCGACGGCCGTCTCCGGCGTCGTCATCGAGCCGGCGCACGCTTGGCCGGGAGACGGCCCCACCCCGACGATCGTTTTTGCACCCGGCACCCGCGGCGGCGGCGACGCCTGCGCCCCCTCCCGGGGCCCCTGGTTGACCGGCGCCGTTGACCCCGTCGGCCAGTCAGTGGGCGTCAATTATGAAATACCGATGTACTACGCGGCGTCTCTGCAAGGCATTCGGGTGGTCGTCACCGACTACATCTGCTTGGGCACCCCAGGGCCGCACACCTACGTCCACCACACAGAAGAAGCGCATGCGGTGCTCGACGCCGCCCGCGCCGGGCTGCGTGCCGCCAGCGCACCCACCGATTCACCACTCGCTTTTTCCGGCTATTCGCAGGGTGGGGGCGCAGCGGCCGCCGCCGCGGAACTGGCCGTGGAATACGCCCCGGAACTCAATGTCAAGGGCACCTACTCGGGGGCTCCGCCAGCGGATCTGCCGGCGGTGATGACCGCCGTCGATGGCTCTCTGATCTCCGGGGTGCTGGGCTATGCGATGGCCGGTTTTTCCGCACGTGACCCTGAGTTCGCCGCCGCGCTCGACGGTATCCTCTCCGATGAGGGACGGGCATTCGTCGACGACAACGCCGCCGGATGCATCGGCGACAGTGCTGTGAACTGGGGCATGCGCCCGACGAACTCTTTGACCGCCAGCGGAGCGAGCCTTTCTGAGGCGGCGTTCGCCGATCCCTACCTCACGGACGCACTGACCGCGCAGAACCTCGGCCAGCGGGGACCCACAGCCCCGGTGATGATCAGTGGCGGCGACCACGACGACGTGATCCCGAACGACCAGGTCCGCCAGCTCGGCCGTACTTACTGCGCCGCGGGTACTCCTGTCTTTTACCTGGAGGAGGCGATGCCGTCGTTGACCGGCGGCGAGCGTTTCGCCGTCGACCACGCCGTCGGCATGCTCATGTCCCAGCCACAGGCGTTGAACTACCTCATCGACCGTTTCTATGAGGTCCCGGTGCCCGACAACTGCGGCGCATTTTAAACTCCGCGTCAGACCGGGACCACCGTCGCGGTCGCCGCGTCCCCGCCGCTGGGGACGCTGACTTCGATGTACTCGCTGCCGCCGGGCACGTCCGGGCGGCGGCGCCACGGCGCCCCCGTGTAGCCGATGAACGGTCGTTCCAGCAGGTGAATCCGGTCGTGGACATGGCCCAACACCCAGCCGGCGTAACCGCGTCCCCTCATCTCCGCCAACGAGGTCGGCAGGCACTCGGAGGTGTCCCACTGCCCTTCCATGGACGTGTGCAGGATGGCCAGCGAAGGCCGGAAGGTGGCCGGGCACTTGCCCACCACCTTCCGCGGATCCCGGTTGACTTCGACGCTGACTGCCGGGAACACGACGTCGACTCCCGGTACCTCAATGAGCGCGGGTTCCGTGCCGGCCACGTACACGCCGTCGAGGGTTGGAAGCTGGCGGTGCAGTCCAGAGGCGACGTCGTGGTTGCCCCAGACGAGCACCACGGGCAACCCCTCGACCACTGCGTGGCGCAGCATGCGTTCCCCGCAGGCGAGCAGCGGCTCAGGGTCATGGACGGCCTTCTTGTCGAAGAAATCACCGGTGATGACTAGCGCGCGACACCCGCGTTCCACGGCTATGTCCACGACCCGCCTGAACCACGGTTCAACCACGTCAGGCTGGCACAACCGGTTGCGTCGGCCAAGGTGTAGGTCACCGATGGCAGCGATACGGCTCTCAGGCATGAGCACAACCTTATATACAGGCACTGCTTTCCTGAGCAAATGTGACACTGTGTCCGGACGCTGTGCCCGCGAAAAGGGGGGCCGCCCCTACAGCAGCATCGTCGCCCCGATGAGAAGGGCGGGGAGGATCAGGAAGACTCCGGCCACCCAGCCGACGACATACATCTTGTTTTCTGCGCCGAGCCGGGCGAGCAGTGACGCCGCCTTGATCGGCAGTGTGCGCAGCCCCGGAGCCCCCATGATCAGCAGGGCGGCGAAGACGTTGTAGAGCAGGTGGATGAACGCCGCCTGCAGCGCCGTCTGGCCTTCCACCCCGCTGAATCCGAAGGCCGCGATGAGTGCGGTGACGGTGGTCCCGATGTTGGCGCCCACGACGAAAGGAAAGATCTGCCGGAGGGAGAACTTGCCGGTGGCCGCCAGCGGCACGGCCAGGGACGTGGTGGTGGACGAGGACTGGACCAGGACCGTCACCAGGGTCCCGGACGCCACGCCCGAGATCGGGCCGCGGCCGATGGCGTTGTGGAACATCTTCTGTGCGGTGCCCACCAGCAGGGCCTTGAGCATTTTGCCGATGAAACTGATGACCGCCAGGATCAGAATGACGCCGATGAGGATCAGAGTGACGCCACCGGTGACGACGCCGAGCGGGGTCACCGCCCACTCCAACAGGGCGACACCGGGTTCGGTGACGACACTGACTGCGGCGCCCGCACCGTCGAAAAGCGCCCCCACCGGGCCGGCGTCCTCGCCGGCCAGCTGCTCCGACAGCCACGCGGAGCTGCGTTGCAGCGGGGCGAAGATCAACTCCAGCGGGAAAAAGATCAGGGCGGCGAGCAGGTTGTACATGTCGTGGACGCTGGCCGCGGCGAAACCGCGCCGGAACATCACCTTGTCGCCGGACAACCCCAGCGACACCAGCGTCGAGGTGACCGTGGTCCCGATATTGGCCCCGAAGAGAATCGGAATGGCGATCTCAATGGGCAGCCCGCCCGCCACCATGCCCACCGTGATGGACGTGGTCGTCGAAGACGACTGGGTCAGCACCGTCGCCAGCACGCCGATCATCAAGCCGACGAAAGGATTTTGTGCGAGCTGGAAGATGTCCGCGGCCCGGTCACCGACGGCCATGCCAAATCCGGAGCCGATGGCGCTGACCGCGGTGATCAACACCCAGACGGCGACTGCGACCACGATCCAGTCAATCACGGTCTTCGTGACGCCAGTCAGGTGAAGGAAGCTCAGCGGGTACTTTTCCTGGGCTTCCCGTTGTTCTTCTGCGGTGATCCCCGCAGTGTTCAGATCTACCGCGTCATCCTGCAGGACGGTCGCGGCCTTGGTCCCGCCCTGGGGGCGTGGATTGGTCATGGCCTCTACCTAAGGGATCAGATGAGGTGCCGGGCACCCGACACACAATCATGTACGGCACCATCGTGCCAAACCGTTGGTATTTCCAATAAATCCGCAGGTGGGTCGCTCTTTTTAGCTGGTTTCCACCACCTGTGCCGATGAGCGAACGACGAAACCCCCGCCCCACCAGAATTCTGGTGGGGCGGGGGCGTCGTGTCGTACAGCTTAGTTCTGCGGCTGCGGGGCGGCTCCGCCGGCGGGTCCGCCGTCGGAGTCGTCGTCCGAACCGCTCTCGCCGCCGGCCAGCACGTCCGGGGTCAGGTCGTCCGGCTGGTCGTCCTCCGGATTGTCGCCGTCCGTGTCAGTGCCGTCCTCGTCCTCGAGGTCGACCTCACGGACGCTGTCGGCGGCCTCCGGAGAGATCTCCGAGAAGGCGCCCTCCGGCAGCGGCTTCGGACGCGGGGTGAAGGTGAAGCGGGCCTCGTCCGTCTTCTTCGACTCGCCGTCCCACCCCTCGACGTCGACGGTGACGATCTCGCCGGCGCCGAGCTCGCCGTAGAGGATCTTCTCGGACATGACGTCCTCGATGTCGCGCTGGATGGTGCGACGCAGCGGGCGGGCGCCGAGGACCGGGTCGAAGCCTCGGTTGGCCAGGAGGTTCCTGGCCTGGTCCGTGAGCTCGACGTCCATGTCCTGCTCGGCGAGCGCCGTGCTCGTGCGGCTGATCAGCAGGTCGACCATCTCGACGATCTGCTCCTGCGTGAGCTGGTGGAAGACCACGATCTCGTCGATGCGGTTGAGGAACTCGGGACGGAAGTGCTTCTTCAGCTCGTCGTCGACCTTGTTCTTCATCCGCTCGTACTGGGCGTCCGAATCCGTGGCGCTGGAGCCGCTGAAGCCCAGGCCGACGGCCTTGGAGATGTCCTGCGTGCCCAGGTTCGAGGTGAAGATCAGGACCGTGTTCTTGAAGTCCACGATGCGTCCCTGACCGTCGGTGAGACGGCCTTCCTCCAGCACCTGGAGCAGGGTGTTGTAGATCTCCTTGTGGGCCTTCTCGATTTCGTCGAACAGCACGACGGAGAACGGCTTGCGGCGCACCTTCTCGGTGAGCTGGCCGCCCTCCTCGTAGCCGACGTATCCGGGGGGAGCACCGAACAGGCGCGACGCCGTGAAGCGGTCGTGGTACTCGCCCATGTCGATCTGGATCAGGGCGTCGTCGTCGCCGAAGAGGAACTCCGCCAGTGCCTTCGACAGCTCCGTCTTACCCACGCCGGACGGGCCGGCGAAGATGAACGAGCCGGACGGGCGCTTCGGGTCCTTCAGGCCCGCACGGGTGCGGCGGATGGCACGGGACACGGCCTTGACGGCTTCGTCCTGCCCGATGATGCGCTTGTGCAGCTCTTCTTCCATGTTGAGCAGGCGGGAGGACTCGTTCTCGGTGAGCTTGAACACCGGGATGCCGGTCCAGTGCGCCAAGACCTCAGCGATCTGGTCGTCGCCGACCTCGGCGATGTCCTCGAGATCGCCGGCGCGCCACTGCTTCTCCTTCTCCGAGCGCTCCTCGCCCAACTTGCGCTCCTTGTCGCGCAGGCCCGCGGCCTTCTCGAAGTCCTGGTCGTCGATGGCCGCCTCCTTCTCGCGGCGGACGTCGGCGATACGCTCGTCGACCTCACGCAGCGACTCCGGAGCCGTCATGCGCTTGATGCGCATGCGCGCGCCGGCCTCATCGATGAGGTCGACGGCCTTGTCCGGCAGGAAACGGTCGTTGATGTAGCGATCTGCGAGGTTCGCCGCGGCGGACAGCGCGCTGTCGGTGTAGGAGACGCGGTGGTGCGCCTCGTAACGGTCGCGCAGTCCCTTGAGGATCAGGATGGTGTTTTCCATGCTGGGCTCGTCGACCTGCACCGGCTGGAAGCGACGCTCCAGGGCGGCGTCCTTCTCGATGTGCTTGCGGTACTCGTCGAGCGTGGTCGCACCGATGGTCTGCAGCTCACCGCGGGCGAGCTTCGGCTTCAGCAGCGACGCCGCGTCGATGGCGCCCTCAGCCGCGCCCGCTCCGACGAGGTTGTGGATCTCGTCGATGAACAGGATGATGTCGCCGCGCTGGTTGATCTCCTTGAGCACCTTCTTCAGGCGCTCCTCGAAGTCACCGCGGTAGCGGGAACCGGCGACCAGCGATCCCAGGTCCAGCGAGTAGACCTGCTTGTCCTTGAGCGTCTCCGGGACCTTGCCGTTGACGATGTCTAAGGCCAGCCCCTCGACGACGGCGGTCTTACCGACGCCCGGCTCACCGATCAGGACCGGGTTGTTCTTCGTGCGGCGGGAGAGCACCTGCATGATGCGCTCGATTTCCTTCTCGCGGCCGACGACCGGATCCAGCTTGCCGTCCTTGGCTGCCTGGGTCAGGTTGCGGCCGAACTGGTCGAGAACCAGGGAGTTGGAGCGGTCGCCGCCCGGCTGACCGCCGCGGCCGCCGGCGGCGGCGCCCGCACCGGCGCCTGCCCCGGCGCCCGCCCCGAGGGCACCCTGGCCGCCACCCTGGCCGCCTTCCTGCCCCTGACCCTGACCACCCTCGTAGCCGGAGAGCAGCTGGATAACCTGCTGACGCACACGCGGCAGGTCGGCCCCCAGCTTGGTCAGCACCTGGGCCGCCACGCCCTCACCCTCGCGGATGAGGCCGAGCAGCAGGAACTCGGTGCCGATGTACTTGTGCCCCATCTGCAGCCCCTCACGCAGGGACAGCTCGAGCACCTTCTTGGCGCGCGGGGTGAACGGGATGTGTCCCGTATGCGGCTGGGTGCCGCGGCCGATGATCTCCTCGACCTCGCGACGCACGTCCTCGAGGTTGATGCCCATCGACTCGAGGGCCTTGGCGGCGACGCCTTCACCCTCGTGGATGAGACCGAGCAGAATATGCTCGGTTCCGATGTAATTGTGGTTGAGCGCGCGCGCCTCTTCCTGTGCGAGAACGATGACGCGACGGGCCCGGTCCGTGAACCTTTCGAACATGTCTGAGTCTCCCTAACCGGTCTAATTGTCTTTAGCTGTCCCCCACTGTAACGCGGGAGGGAGCCGAAACCGTCCCACCTCCAAAACCGGAAGGCGAAAAAAGGGCTGTTTATGCAGGTAGGAGACATGTACGCCGGTAGCGAACAGGGGTTTAGGGGCGACTGACGAGCCCCGGGAAACCCGCAGGTGGGCATCCCGGCGCAGAACCTGCCCGGCGCAGGCGGGAAACCTCTGTTTCCCACCCTCCGATCGACTCGCGCGGGGGCCGTATTCCCAGGTGTCGGAGGCTGTCAGACTGATATGCTATTACCGCAGTAGGTACTGTCAAGCAGAAAGCAGAACCGATGGGCCTCCGCGAGCGACAGCGAGCATTCACCGAGGAAACTATCAGATTGACCGCGGTCCGGCTGTTCTTGGCCCGGGGCTCCGCCGCCACCACGGTCGATGAGATCGCCGCTCTCGCCGGGGTGTCCTCGCGCACGTTTTTCCGTTACTTCGCCACGAAGGAATCCGCCGCGCTGCCGAGTCTGGCCCCCTTCGTCGAGGTCCTCGGCGGAGTGTCGCCCACCGTCGACTCTCTCCCCGGCCTGCTCGCTGACGTAGACGACGCGTTGGCCGGTCTCATCGAGGAGACCACCATCCTCGACGCGGCCGCCTCCCGCGACTTCTTTATGCTCCTCGCCCAGGACACTGCCGTGCGCGACGCCGCCGGGACGTTGCTCATCCGCCTGACCGATCTGTTGCTCGCCACCCTGCGCCGGGCCGCGCCGCAGGCGGACGCCTTGACGCTGCGGCTGGCGGCGGGCCACCGGGTCGCTGTGTTTCAGGCGGTGTGGTCGCACTGGCATTGTGCGCTGCGCGACGCCGGAGGCGACGTGGAGGCGGTGGAGCTGCCCTCGGTCATTTACCGGCGCGCGGTCGCCCTCCCCCGCCAGGCCTGAGCCAGGCGGCTTCAGAGACGGGGCCGCCGCCTCCGTTACGTCGATAAGATGAAGCCATGACCGACCGTCCCTCTCCCTCGATCCCCGCGACGCTGCTCGAACTCGCAGAAGAATGGTCCCCGCTATTTAAATTGCTGGGCGATCCCACTCGGCTGCGGCTGTTGCTGGCCATGCACTATGTGGGGCCCGGCAAGGCCAGCGTCGGCGAACTGGCGGAATTGACGGGTATCCGGGTGCCCACCGCCTCCGCCGCGTTGACCCACATGGCCACGGTCGGCGTGCTCGCGGCGGAGCGGCAGGGCCGGGAAGTCCGCTATTCGCTGGTGGATCAGCACGCCCATGAAGTTCTGCATTACCTCGGCGCCACCCATTCCACGCCCCGCGACCATTCGCACTGATGCGTAGAAGCGTCGGCGGGCCGGCACCGTAGAATCTCGGTGCCGGCCCGCCGACGTCGCCTGTGTGTGGGTTCAGGCCTACTTGGCGCTGTCCTGCTCGCCCGTGCCTTTCTGAACCTGCTTGCTTTCCGGCTTGACGATCGGAAACAGCACCGTCTCCCGGATACCCAGGCCGGTCAGGGCCATCAGCAGGCGGTCGATACCCATGCCGCAACCGGCGGTCGGCGGCATGGCCTGCTCCATGGCGGACAAGAAGTCCTCGTCCAGGACCATGGCCTCCTCGTCACCGCCGGCGGCCAGGCGGGCCTGGTCCTCGAAGCGCTCGCGCTGGATGACCGGGTCGACGAGCTCGGAGTAGCCGGTGGCCAGCTCGAAGCCGCGGATGTAGAGGTCCCACTTCTCGGTCACGCCCGGCTTCTCGCGGTGCTGGCGGGTCAGCGGGGAAGTCTCGACCGGGAAGTCCTTGACGAAGATCGGGCCCTCCAGCTGATCCTCACAGAGCAGCTCCCAGATTTCCTCGACGAGCTTGCCGTGGCCCCAGCCGCCGTCCTTGGGCACGTCCAGGCCGATGACCTCGGCGATGGCCTTGAGCTCCTCGACGCTGGAGTCGATGGTCACCTCGGGCTGGCCCGGGTGCTCGCGCTGCAATGCTTCGTTGAGCGACGGGTACATCTCGATGACGGGCCAGTCGCCGCCGAGGTCGAACTCGGTGCCGTCAGCCCACGTCACGGTGGTGGATCCGAAGACCTGCTGCGCCACGGACTGCACCAGCTCACGCATCAGACGGGCGCCGTCCTCGTAGGTCCCCCACGCCTGGTAGGTCTCCAACATGGCGAACTCGGGGCTGTGCGTGGAGTCGATGCCTTCGTTGCGGAAATTGCGGTTGACCTCGAAGACGCGCTCCAGGCCGCCGACGACCGCGCGCTTGAGGTACAGCTCCGGCGCGATGCGCAGGTACAGGTCGAGGTCGAGCGCGTTCGAATGCGTGACGAAGGGCCGAGCTGCAGCGCCGCCGTGCAGCGTCTGCAGCATCGGGGTCTCGATCTCGTGGAAATCCTGGCCCTCGAGGAAGTTGCGCAGGGCGCGCATGACCTTGATGCGGGTCATGGCGTTCTTACGAGCCTCTTCGCGCATGATCAGGTCGGTGTAGCGGTGGCGGACGCGCTGGTCCTCGTTCATTTCGGCGAAGGCCACCGGCAGCGGGCGCAGCGCCTTGGAGGCCATCGACCAGGTCTTCGCCATGATCGACAGCTCGCCCCGGCGCGAGGAGATGACCCGGCCGCGTACGGAGACGATGTCACCCAGATCCGTGTCGGACTTCCAGGCGGCCAGGGCGTCTTCCCCGACCTCGGCGAGGGAGAGCATGACCTGCAGCTGGGTGCCGTCGCCTTCTTGGAGGGTGGCGAAGCACAGCTTGCCGGTGTTGCGCTGGAACATGATGCGTCCGGCGACGGCGACCTCGTCCTGGGTCTCTCCGCCGGCCTCGAGGTAGGTCACGCCCTCGGCGCCCGCGGGCTCTTCGCCTTCGGCGAGGACGACGTATTTGGCGCGCAGATCCTTCAGGGACGTGGTGCGGTCGACCACGACCGGGTACGGCTCATGGCCTTCGGAGAGCAGCTTGGAACGCTTGTCACGGCGAATCTTCAGCTGCTCGGGAAGGTCGCGCTTGTCCTGGGAATTCTTTGCGTCACTCACGGCTTCTAAGGGTAGCCGATCACCGGGCGGAGACGAGAAGCCGACCGTGTCCGGAAGGAAAGAGCACGGGAGCGGTTCTCGGCGTGTGCCGAGAACCGCTCCTCATCGTGCAGGCTCGCCCGCTGCCGTCACCGGCTCAGGGCGCGCGTATTAATCTTCGTTCCACCACTCGTTGAACGTCAGGTTCGCGACGGTGGTGTTGTCGATGTAGTCGCCGCGGACTGGGTCGGTGCCGGCG from Corynebacterium maris DSM 45190 includes these protein-coding regions:
- a CDS encoding lipase family protein; protein product: MPWNHLTTTLAPLLAALSLAPTAAAIPSDAFAPPAPAHEPAPAPEQLADAAAHSFSTPVDPFLFDPTDPFYLPPERLPADPGTVLRTQDAPHLLNVGGENLPGHASKILYTSTRADGAPTAVSGVVIEPAHAWPGDGPTPTIVFAPGTRGGGDACAPSRGPWLTGAVDPVGQSVGVNYEIPMYYAASLQGIRVVVTDYICLGTPGPHTYVHHTEEAHAVLDAARAGLRAASAPTDSPLAFSGYSQGGGAAAAAAELAVEYAPELNVKGTYSGAPPADLPAVMTAVDGSLISGVLGYAMAGFSARDPEFAAALDGILSDEGRAFVDDNAAGCIGDSAVNWGMRPTNSLTASGASLSEAAFADPYLTDALTAQNLGQRGPTAPVMISGGDHDDVIPNDQVRQLGRTYCAAGTPVFYLEEAMPSLTGGERFAVDHAVGMLMSQPQALNYLIDRFYEVPVPDNCGAF
- a CDS encoding metallophosphoesterase family protein: MPESRIAAIGDLHLGRRNRLCQPDVVEPWFRRVVDIAVERGCRALVITGDFFDKKAVHDPEPLLACGERMLRHAVVEGLPVVLVWGNHDVASGLHRQLPTLDGVYVAGTEPALIEVPGVDVVFPAVSVEVNRDPRKVVGKCPATFRPSLAILHTSMEGQWDTSECLPTSLAEMRGRGYAGWVLGHVHDRIHLLERPFIGYTGAPWRRRPDVPGGSEYIEVSVPSGGDAATATVVPV
- a CDS encoding ArsR/SmtB family transcription factor produces the protein MTDRPSPSIPATLLELAEEWSPLFKLLGDPTRLRLLLAMHYVGPGKASVGELAELTGIRVPTASAALTHMATVGVLAAERQGREVRYSLVDQHAHEVLHYLGATHSTPRDHSH
- a CDS encoding TetR family transcriptional regulator; the protein is MTAVRLFLARGSAATTVDEIAALAGVSSRTFFRYFATKESAALPSLAPFVEVLGGVSPTVDSLPGLLADVDDALAGLIEETTILDAAASRDFFMLLAQDTAVRDAAGTLLIRLTDLLLATLRRAAPQADALTLRLAAGHRVAVFQAVWSHWHCALRDAGGDVEAVELPSVIYRRAVALPRQA
- a CDS encoding Na/Pi symporter yields the protein MTNPRPQGGTKAATVLQDDAVDLNTAGITAEEQREAQEKYPLSFLHLTGVTKTVIDWIVVAVAVWVLITAVSAIGSGFGMAVGDRAADIFQLAQNPFVGLMIGVLATVLTQSSSTTTSITVGMVAGGLPIEIAIPILFGANIGTTVTSTLVSLGLSGDKVMFRRGFAAASVHDMYNLLAALIFFPLELIFAPLQRSSAWLSEQLAGEDAGPVGALFDGAGAAVSVVTEPGVALLEWAVTPLGVVTGGVTLILIGVILILAVISFIGKMLKALLVGTAQKMFHNAIGRGPISGVASGTLVTVLVQSSSTTTSLAVPLAATGKFSLRQIFPFVVGANIGTTVTALIAAFGFSGVEGQTALQAAFIHLLYNVFAALLIMGAPGLRTLPIKAASLLARLGAENKMYVVGWVAGVFLILPALLIGATMLL
- the lysS gene encoding lysine--tRNA ligase, producing MSDAKNSQDKRDLPEQLKIRRDKRSKLLSEGHEPYPVVVDRTTSLKDLRAKYVVLAEGEEPAGAEGVTYLEAGGETQDEVAVAGRIMFQRNTGKLCFATLQEGDGTQLQVMLSLAEVGEDALAAWKSDTDLGDIVSVRGRVISSRRGELSIMAKTWSMASKALRPLPVAFAEMNEDQRVRHRYTDLIMREEARKNAMTRIKVMRALRNFLEGQDFHEIETPMLQTLHGGAAARPFVTHSNALDLDLYLRIAPELYLKRAVVGGLERVFEVNRNFRNEGIDSTHSPEFAMLETYQAWGTYEDGARLMRELVQSVAQQVFGSTTVTWADGTEFDLGGDWPVIEMYPSLNEALQREHPGQPEVTIDSSVEELKAIAEVIGLDVPKDGGWGHGKLVEEIWELLCEDQLEGPIFVKDFPVETSPLTRQHREKPGVTEKWDLYIRGFELATGYSELVDPVIQRERFEDQARLAAGGDEEAMVLDEDFLSAMEQAMPPTAGCGMGIDRLLMALTGLGIRETVLFPIVKPESKQVQKGTGEQDSAK
- a CDS encoding ATP-dependent Clp protease ATP-binding subunit, translated to MFERFTDRARRVIVLAQEEARALNHNYIGTEHILLGLIHEGEGVAAKALESMGINLEDVRREVEEIIGRGTQPHTGHIPFTPRAKKVLELSLREGLQMGHKYIGTEFLLLGLIREGEGVAAQVLTKLGADLPRVRQQVIQLLSGYEGGQGQGQEGGQGGGQGALGAGAGAGAGAGAAAGGRGGQPGGDRSNSLVLDQFGRNLTQAAKDGKLDPVVGREKEIERIMQVLSRRTKNNPVLIGEPGVGKTAVVEGLALDIVNGKVPETLKDKQVYSLDLGSLVAGSRYRGDFEERLKKVLKEINQRGDIILFIDEIHNLVGAGAAEGAIDAASLLKPKLARGELQTIGATTLDEYRKHIEKDAALERRFQPVQVDEPSMENTILILKGLRDRYEAHHRVSYTDSALSAAANLADRYINDRFLPDKAVDLIDEAGARMRIKRMTAPESLREVDERIADVRREKEAAIDDQDFEKAAGLRDKERKLGEERSEKEKQWRAGDLEDIAEVGDDQIAEVLAHWTGIPVFKLTENESSRLLNMEEELHKRIIGQDEAVKAVSRAIRRTRAGLKDPKRPSGSFIFAGPSGVGKTELSKALAEFLFGDDDALIQIDMGEYHDRFTASRLFGAPPGYVGYEEGGQLTEKVRRKPFSVVLFDEIEKAHKEIYNTLLQVLEEGRLTDGQGRIVDFKNTVLIFTSNLGTQDISKAVGLGFSGSSATDSDAQYERMKNKVDDELKKHFRPEFLNRIDEIVVFHQLTQEQIVEMVDLLISRTSTALAEQDMDVELTDQARNLLANRGFDPVLGARPLRRTIQRDIEDVMSEKILYGELGAGEIVTVDVEGWDGESKKTDEARFTFTPRPKPLPEGAFSEISPEAADSVREVDLEDEDGTDTDGDNPEDDQPDDLTPDVLAGGESGSDDDSDGGPAGGAAPQPQN